The Geotrypetes seraphini chromosome 8, aGeoSer1.1, whole genome shotgun sequence genome includes a region encoding these proteins:
- the LOC117365223 gene encoding uncharacterized protein LOC117365223 translates to MKMAPLTAAILTLFVLLSSILADVHQAEAPELFDNEPFYKEVDDRVHVLVRRAAGRRAYDMYHGTSEQAASSIIMAGFKPSVNGMLGQGVYVSRDIRKAQGYPGNLSPADRIILKVRVIVGKVKKIDSANHPLRATWHNYGYDSAWVPPNSPQWISPLTENCVWDSKRVKVMDVVQGPAAAIGRLRSLLYSMKANQCKPWLVC, encoded by the exons ATGAAGATGGCACCTCTGACCGCCGCAATCCTTACACTGTTTG TGCTTCTGTCCTCAATCCTCGCTGATGTCCACCAGGCTGAGGCTCCAGAGCTTTTTGACAATGAACCCTTCTACAAAGAGGTTGATGATAGGGTCCACGTGTTGGTGCGCCGGGCTGCAGGCCGTAGGGCCTATGACATGTACCATGGGACCAGTGAGCAGGCTGCATCATCCATCATCATGGCAGGTTTCAAACCCTCTGTAAATGGCATGCTAGGACAAGGAGTCTATGTGAGCAGAGATATCAGGAAGGCCcaaggatatcctggaaacctgagcCCTGCAGATCGCATCATCCTCAAAGTCAGGGTCATCGTGGGCAAGGTGAAGAAGATTGACAGTGCGAACCACCCTCTGCGGGCAACATGGCATAATTATGGTTATGACAGTGCCTGGGTGCCCCCAAATTCACCCCAGTGGATCAGCCCCCTGACAGAAAACTGTGTCTGGGACTCAAAAAGGGTAAAAGTAATGGATGTGGTCCAGGGCCCAGCTGCAGCCATAGGACGGCTCAGGTCCTTGCTTTATTCGATGAAGGCCAATCAGTGCAAACCATGGTTGGTGTGTTAG